One region of Nycticebus coucang isolate mNycCou1 chromosome 10, mNycCou1.pri, whole genome shotgun sequence genomic DNA includes:
- the PLEKHG2 gene encoding pleckstrin homology domain-containing family G member 2 isoform X5 gives MPEGARALSRFKRSPSLGSGRRGEVCDCATECETQTAAPAAPTMASPRGSGSSTSLSTVGSEGDPALGPTPTCSASRPEPLPEPPIRLHLSPVGMPGSAKPSRLERVAREIVETERAYVRDLRSIVEDYLGPLLDGRVLGLSMEQLGTLFANIEDIYEFSSELLEDLEGSSNAGGIAECFVQRSEDFDIYTLYCMNYPSSLALLRELSLSPPAALWLQERQAELHHSLPLQSFLLKPVQRILKYHLLLQELGKHWVEGPGTGDREMVEEAIVSMTAVAWYINDMKRKQEHAARLQDVQRRLGGWTGPELSAFGELVLEGTFRGSGGGGPRLRGGERLLFLFSRMLLVAKRRGLEYTYKGHIFCCNLSVSENPRDPLGFKVSDLTIPKHRHLLQAKNQEEKRMWIHCLQRLFFENHPATIPAKAKQVLLENSLHCAPKSKPVPEPQTPPLGSPRPRDARSFTPGRRNTAPSPGPSVIRRGRRQSGKYPLSKGEQEIRVASGLLTSLWPLPPEPVKDPYVVFPQDAKPQFKHAGSEGELYSPSESQPPILASGPPEDLEDAGPPTLDPSGTSITEEILELLNQRGLRDPEPSTHDIPKFPGDSQVPGNSETFTFQALPSRDSSEEEEEEELEMDERGPSPLHVLEGLDSSSAAEIPSIPGLTKVPDVANLPEMPGHSEIPEVPRLPSPSDMSRAFEMPCLPAIPSVPDLPSLSSTAAFPCDTWLQGPLQEAAEVLATRRELFPESNPRKLGEPPLGSRAGQEDEEEIRSAWQALEQGQLTRPGFPEPLLILEDSDLGGDGRSGKVGAPGSERAASRVRELARLYSERIQQMQRAATRASSNAPRRRPRVLAQPQPCPSLPQEQAEPGPLPAFGHVLVCELAFPLTCAQESVPLGPTAWVQAATPLSKQRGHLHGKDLNVSDLPEQDHHAPVTIPFPEQRGVQNIQSPETTPLPKQDSPPDVRVLAVTVLPDEGHFEIQVPAPTSLPEHGSHVDIKVPSTASFPEQGHRMESQVPATPALAIQSCSNVMVSATTSMPEQEGHLDSQSTTSIPVTNQGGSRDIQGPAAVCGQAINPLLMDGSSLDHLIPASTSLPLPRDLPDVQLPGTSPLPPHRSHLDHQIPASAPLSVSQDLSAIETLAATPLPTPQDLPDIQSPAVAPLLQEQSLPNLQVQKLTPLLEQKNVTNVHVSAATPFSEQGGSQDIQGLFPSPVQTAVVLSKSGSHSFPHVARSESSDLTPPPTRQLLGPNTAALSRYLAASYISQSLARRQGPGGEASRAPWSSAPTSRAPSPPPQLQPPPPPARQLSYATTVSIHVGGGGRLRPAKAQVRLNHPALLAPAQESVGLRRAQGAPDAPFHT, from the exons ATGCCTGAGGGAGCCCGTGCATTGAGTCGGTTCAAACGTAGCCCCAGCCTCGGGTCTGGCCGCAGAGGTGAAGTGTGTGACTGTGCAACTGAGTGTGAGACTCAGACAG CAGCCCCTGCAGCTCCCACGATGGCCTCTCCTCGAGGTTCTGGGAGCTCCACATCTCTAAGTACAGTCGGTTCTGAAGGGGACCCAGCCCTGGGGCCCACCCCAACCTGCTCAGCCTCCAGGCCAGAGCCCCTTCCTGAGCCTCCTATCCGCCTGCATCTGTCGCCTGTGGGGATGCCAGGTTCTGCAAAACCCTCAAGGCTGGAGCGTGTGGCACGAGAGATCGTGGAGACAGAACGAGCTTATGTCCGGGACCTCCGCAGCATTGTAGAG GACTACCTAGGCCCTCTCCTGGATGGCAGGGTCCTGGGACTGAGCATGGAGCAGCTGGGCACACTGTTTGCCAACATCGAGGATATCTACGAGTTCAGCAG TGAGCTCCTGGAGGACTTGGAAGGCAGCAGCAATGCTGGGGGCATTGCCGAATGCTTTGTGCAGAGG AGCGAGGATTTTGACATCTACACATTGTACTGCATGAATTACCCAAG CTCCCTGGCACTGCTCCGGGAGCTGTCACTGTCTCCACCAGCAGCCCTGTGGCTGCAGGAGCGCCAAGCCGAGCTCCACCACTCATTGCCACTACAGAGCTTCCTGCTAAAACCTGTTCAGCGCATCCTCAAGTACCATCTGCTACTGCAG GAACTAGGGAAGCACTGGGTCGAGGGCCCAGGCACTGGGGACCGTGAGATGGTGGAGGAAGCTATTGTGTCCATGACAGCGGTCGCCTGGTACATCAATGACATGAAGCGCAAGCAGGAGCACGCTGCGCGCCTCCAG GATGTGCAGAGGCGGCTGGGTGGCTGGACTGGGCCGGAGCTCAGTGCTTTCGGAGAGCTGGTACTGGAGGGCACCTTCCGAGGTAGTGGAGGGGGCGGCCCCCGGCTACGAGGGGGTGAGCGGCTGCTCTTTCTGTTCTCACGGATGCTGCTTGTAGCCAAGCGTCGCGGGCTGGAATATACCTACAAAGGCCACATCTTT TGCTGCAACCTCAGTGTGAGCGAAAATCCTCGAGACCCTTTAGGGTTCAAGGTGTCTGATCTGACCATTCCCAAGCATAGGCACCTGCTCCAG GCCAAGAACCAAGAAGAGAAGAGGATGTGGATTCACTGTCTCCAGCGCCTCTTCTTCGAGAACCACCCTGCCACCATCCCTGCCAAG GCAAAACAAGTTCTCCTTGAAAACAGCCTGCACT GTGCTCCAAAAAGTAAACCTGTCCCAGAGCCCCAGACACCCCCACTTGGATCTCCCCGACCTCGAGATGCTAGAAGTTTTACTCCTGGACGGAGGAATACAG CTCCCTCTCCTGGACCCTCTGTTATTCGCCGTGGCCGCAGGCAGTCTGGTAAGTACCCACTCAGTAAAGGTGAACAAGAGATTAGGGTGGCATCTGGGCTTCTGACATCACTGTGGCCTCTCCCTCCAGAGCCAGTGAAGGACCCTTACGTCGTCTTCCCACAGGATG CTAAGCCTCAATTCAAG cATGCTGGCAGTGAAGGGGAGCTCTACTCTCCCTCAGAATCTCAGCCACCTATTCTAGCTTCTGGACCCCCTGAGGACCTGGAGGATGCTGGACCCCCCACACTGGACCCCTCTGGAACCTCAATTACTGAAGAAATCCTGGAACTGCTGAACCAGAGAGGCCTTCGGGATCCAGAG CCATCCACCCATGACATTCCCAAGTTCCCTGGGGATTCCCAGGTGCCAGGCAATAGTGAAACCTTCACATTCCAAGCCCTGCCCAGCCGGGACTCatcagaagaggaggaggaagaagagctgGAGATGGATGAACGGGGTCCTTCTCCACTCCATGTTCTAGAAGGGCTCGATAGTTCCAGTGCAGCTGAAATTCCCAGCATTCCCGGCCTTACTAAAGTTCCTGACGTAGCCAACCTCCCTGAAATGCCTGGCCATTCTGAAATTCCCGAAGTTCCTCGCCTTCCTAGTCCCTCTGACATGTCCAGGGCTTTTGAAATGCCCTGCCTTCCAGCCATACCTAGTGTCCCTGACCTTCCCAGTCTTTCTAGCACTGCTGCCTTCCCCTGTGACACCTGGCTCCAGGGACCTTTACAGGAGGCAGCTGAGGTTCTAGCCACCAGGAGAGAACTGTTCCCTGAAAGCAATCCCAGAAAACTGGGAGAGCCTCCATTAGgaagcagggcagggcaggaggatgAAGAAG AAATCCGGAGCGCCTGGCAAGCATTGGAGCAGGGGCAGCTGACCCGGCCAGGCTTCCCAGAGCCACTGCTGATCCTAGAGGATTCAGATCTGGGTGGAGACGGCAGGAGTGGGAAAGTGGGAGCCCCAGGTTCGGAGAGGGCAGCATCCCGCGTGCGAGAGCTGGCCCGGCTTTACAGTGAGCGGATCCAGCAGATGCAGCGGGCTGCGACAAGGGCATCATCCAATGCCCCCCGCCGCCGGCCACGGGTTTTGGCCCAACCCCAGCCATGCCCCAGCCTGCCCCAGGAACAGGCTGAGCCAG GGCCCCTGCCTGCCTTTGGACATGTGCTGGTGTGTGAGCTGGCCTTCCCACTGACCTGTGCTCAGGAATCTGTCCCCCTGGGCCCTACTGCCTGGGTTCAAGCTGCCACACCTTTGTCTAAGCAGAGAGGCCACCTACATGGCAAGGATCTAAATGTTTCAGATTTGCCTGAGCAAGATCACCATGCTCCAGTTACTATCCCTTTTCCTGAGCAAAGAGGTGTCCAGAATATCCAGTCTCCAGAGACCACTCCCTTGCCCAAGCAGGACAGCCCCCCAGACGTCAGGGTTCTGGCTGTTACAGTCTTGCCTGATGAGGGCCACTTTGAAATTCAAGTACCAGCTCCCACTTCTTTGCCTGAGCATGGAAGCCACGTGGATATAAAGGTTCCATCTACCGCCTCTTTTCCTGAGCAAGGACACCGCATGGAGAGCCAAGTTCCAGCCACCCCAGCTTTGGCCATTCAGAGTTGTTCTAATGTCATGGTTTCAGCCACTACTTCTATGCCCGAGCAAGAAGGCCACCTAGACAGCCAGAGCACAACCAGCATCCCAGTAACTAACCAAGGAGGTTCCAGGGACATCCAGGGCCCAGCTGCTGTCTGCGGTCAAGCCATTAACCCTTTGCTTATGGATGGAAGCAGCCTGGACCATCTGATCCCAGCCAGCACCTCACTGCCCTTGCCACGTGACCTCCCAGACGTTCAGCTTCCTGGTACCTCACCTTTGCCCCCACACAGAAGCCACCTAGACCATCAGATCCCAGCCAGTGCCCCACTGTCTGTGTCCCAAGACCTCTCGGCCATTGAAACTCTAGCTGCCACACCTTTGCCCACACCTCAAGACCTCCCAGACATCCAGAGTCCAGCTGTTGCACCTCTGCTTCAGGAGCAAAGCCTCCCAAACCTACAGGTCCAAAAACTTACACCTTTGTTGGAGCAGAAGAACGTCACAAATGTCCATGTTTCAGCTGCCACGCCTTTCTCTGAGCAAGGAGGCTCTCAGGACATTCAGGGCCTGTTCCCCAGCCCAGTTCAGACAGCTGTGGTTTTGTCCAAGTCAGGAAGCCACTCGTTCCCTCATGTTGCCAGGTCAGAGTCTTCAGACTtgaccccaccccccacccgtCAACTCCTTGGCCCCAACACAGCTGCTCTCTCCAGATACCTGGCAGCTTCATACATCAGCCAGAGCCTAGCTCGGCGACAGGGGCCTGGGGGAGAGGCCTCCCGGGCCCCCTGGTCCTCTGCCCCCACATCACGGGCACCTTCACCACCACCCCAACTGCAGCCCCCACCACCCCCCGCCAGGCAGCTCAGCTATGCCACTACAGTCAGCATCCACGTAGGGGGGGGTGGGCGGCTGCGACCAGCCAAAGCCCAAGTCAGGTTAAACCACCCTGCCCTCTTGGCCCCAGCCCAGGAATCTGTGGGCCTTCGCAGGGCCCAGGGGGCTCCTGACGCCCCTTTCCACACATGA
- the PLEKHG2 gene encoding pleckstrin homology domain-containing family G member 2 isoform X1, with protein sequence MPEGARALSRFKRSPSLGSGRRGEVCDCATECETQTAAPAAPTMASPRGSGSSTSLSTVGSEGDPALGPTPTCSASRPEPLPEPPIRLHLSPVGMPGSAKPSRLERVAREIVETERAYVRDLRSIVEDYLGPLLDGRVLGLSMEQLGTLFANIEDIYEFSSELLEDLEGSSNAGGIAECFVQRSEDFDIYTLYCMNYPSSLALLRELSLSPPAALWLQERQAELHHSLPLQSFLLKPVQRILKYHLLLQELGKHWVEGPGTGDREMVEEAIVSMTAVAWYINDMKRKQEHAARLQDVQRRLGGWTGPELSAFGELVLEGTFRGSGGGGPRLRGGERLLFLFSRMLLVAKRRGLEYTYKGHIFCCNLSVSENPRDPLGFKVSDLTIPKHRHLLQAKNQEEKRMWIHCLQRLFFENHPATIPAKAKQVLLENSLHCAPKSKPVPEPQTPPLGSPRPRDARSFTPGRRNTAPSPGPSVIRRGRRQSGKYPLSKGEQEIRVASGLLTSLWPLPPEPVKDPYVVFPQDAKPQFKHAGSEGELYSPSESQPPILASGPPEDLEDAGPPTLDPSGTSITEEILELLNQRGLRDPEPSTHDIPKFPGDSQVPGNSETFTFQALPSRDSSEEEEEEELEMDERGPSPLHVLEGLDSSSAAEIPSIPGLTKVPDVANLPEMPGHSEIPEVPRLPSPSDMSRAFEMPCLPAIPSVPDLPSLSSTAAFPCDTWLQGPLQEAAEVLATRRELFPESNPRKLGEPPLGSRAGQEDEEGVSFLDFQPPAVTQQQGFSDELGFRSCSEIRSAWQALEQGQLTRPGFPEPLLILEDSDLGGDGRSGKVGAPGSERAASRVRELARLYSERIQQMQRAATRASSNAPRRRPRVLAQPQPCPSLPQEQAEPGPLPAFGHVLVCELAFPLTCAQESVPLGPTAWVQAATPLSKQRGHLHGKDLNVSDLPEQDHHAPVTIPFPEQRGVQNIQSPETTPLPKQDSPPDVRVLAVTVLPDEGHFEIQVPAPTSLPEHGSHVDIKVPSTASFPEQGHRMESQVPATPALAIQSCSNVMVSATTSMPEQEGHLDSQSTTSIPVTNQGGSRDIQGPAAVCGQAINPLLMDGSSLDHLIPASTSLPLPRDLPDVQLPGTSPLPPHRSHLDHQIPASAPLSVSQDLSAIETLAATPLPTPQDLPDIQSPAVAPLLQEQSLPNLQVQKLTPLLEQKNVTNVHVSAATPFSEQGGSQDIQGLFPSPVQTAVVLSKSGSHSFPHVARSESSDLTPPPTRQLLGPNTAALSRYLAASYISQSLARRQGPGGEASRAPWSSAPTSRAPSPPPQLQPPPPPARQLSYATTVSIHVGGGGRLRPAKAQVRLNHPALLAPAQESVGLRRAQGAPDAPFHT encoded by the exons ATGCCTGAGGGAGCCCGTGCATTGAGTCGGTTCAAACGTAGCCCCAGCCTCGGGTCTGGCCGCAGAGGTGAAGTGTGTGACTGTGCAACTGAGTGTGAGACTCAGACAG CAGCCCCTGCAGCTCCCACGATGGCCTCTCCTCGAGGTTCTGGGAGCTCCACATCTCTAAGTACAGTCGGTTCTGAAGGGGACCCAGCCCTGGGGCCCACCCCAACCTGCTCAGCCTCCAGGCCAGAGCCCCTTCCTGAGCCTCCTATCCGCCTGCATCTGTCGCCTGTGGGGATGCCAGGTTCTGCAAAACCCTCAAGGCTGGAGCGTGTGGCACGAGAGATCGTGGAGACAGAACGAGCTTATGTCCGGGACCTCCGCAGCATTGTAGAG GACTACCTAGGCCCTCTCCTGGATGGCAGGGTCCTGGGACTGAGCATGGAGCAGCTGGGCACACTGTTTGCCAACATCGAGGATATCTACGAGTTCAGCAG TGAGCTCCTGGAGGACTTGGAAGGCAGCAGCAATGCTGGGGGCATTGCCGAATGCTTTGTGCAGAGG AGCGAGGATTTTGACATCTACACATTGTACTGCATGAATTACCCAAG CTCCCTGGCACTGCTCCGGGAGCTGTCACTGTCTCCACCAGCAGCCCTGTGGCTGCAGGAGCGCCAAGCCGAGCTCCACCACTCATTGCCACTACAGAGCTTCCTGCTAAAACCTGTTCAGCGCATCCTCAAGTACCATCTGCTACTGCAG GAACTAGGGAAGCACTGGGTCGAGGGCCCAGGCACTGGGGACCGTGAGATGGTGGAGGAAGCTATTGTGTCCATGACAGCGGTCGCCTGGTACATCAATGACATGAAGCGCAAGCAGGAGCACGCTGCGCGCCTCCAG GATGTGCAGAGGCGGCTGGGTGGCTGGACTGGGCCGGAGCTCAGTGCTTTCGGAGAGCTGGTACTGGAGGGCACCTTCCGAGGTAGTGGAGGGGGCGGCCCCCGGCTACGAGGGGGTGAGCGGCTGCTCTTTCTGTTCTCACGGATGCTGCTTGTAGCCAAGCGTCGCGGGCTGGAATATACCTACAAAGGCCACATCTTT TGCTGCAACCTCAGTGTGAGCGAAAATCCTCGAGACCCTTTAGGGTTCAAGGTGTCTGATCTGACCATTCCCAAGCATAGGCACCTGCTCCAG GCCAAGAACCAAGAAGAGAAGAGGATGTGGATTCACTGTCTCCAGCGCCTCTTCTTCGAGAACCACCCTGCCACCATCCCTGCCAAG GCAAAACAAGTTCTCCTTGAAAACAGCCTGCACT GTGCTCCAAAAAGTAAACCTGTCCCAGAGCCCCAGACACCCCCACTTGGATCTCCCCGACCTCGAGATGCTAGAAGTTTTACTCCTGGACGGAGGAATACAG CTCCCTCTCCTGGACCCTCTGTTATTCGCCGTGGCCGCAGGCAGTCTGGTAAGTACCCACTCAGTAAAGGTGAACAAGAGATTAGGGTGGCATCTGGGCTTCTGACATCACTGTGGCCTCTCCCTCCAGAGCCAGTGAAGGACCCTTACGTCGTCTTCCCACAGGATG CTAAGCCTCAATTCAAG cATGCTGGCAGTGAAGGGGAGCTCTACTCTCCCTCAGAATCTCAGCCACCTATTCTAGCTTCTGGACCCCCTGAGGACCTGGAGGATGCTGGACCCCCCACACTGGACCCCTCTGGAACCTCAATTACTGAAGAAATCCTGGAACTGCTGAACCAGAGAGGCCTTCGGGATCCAGAG CCATCCACCCATGACATTCCCAAGTTCCCTGGGGATTCCCAGGTGCCAGGCAATAGTGAAACCTTCACATTCCAAGCCCTGCCCAGCCGGGACTCatcagaagaggaggaggaagaagagctgGAGATGGATGAACGGGGTCCTTCTCCACTCCATGTTCTAGAAGGGCTCGATAGTTCCAGTGCAGCTGAAATTCCCAGCATTCCCGGCCTTACTAAAGTTCCTGACGTAGCCAACCTCCCTGAAATGCCTGGCCATTCTGAAATTCCCGAAGTTCCTCGCCTTCCTAGTCCCTCTGACATGTCCAGGGCTTTTGAAATGCCCTGCCTTCCAGCCATACCTAGTGTCCCTGACCTTCCCAGTCTTTCTAGCACTGCTGCCTTCCCCTGTGACACCTGGCTCCAGGGACCTTTACAGGAGGCAGCTGAGGTTCTAGCCACCAGGAGAGAACTGTTCCCTGAAAGCAATCCCAGAAAACTGGGAGAGCCTCCATTAGgaagcagggcagggcaggaggatgAAGAAGGTGTGTCATTCCTAGATTTTCAGCCCCCAGCTGTCACCCAACAACAGGGATTCTCAGATGAGCTGGGGTTCCGCTCTTGTTCAGAAATCCGGAGCGCCTGGCAAGCATTGGAGCAGGGGCAGCTGACCCGGCCAGGCTTCCCAGAGCCACTGCTGATCCTAGAGGATTCAGATCTGGGTGGAGACGGCAGGAGTGGGAAAGTGGGAGCCCCAGGTTCGGAGAGGGCAGCATCCCGCGTGCGAGAGCTGGCCCGGCTTTACAGTGAGCGGATCCAGCAGATGCAGCGGGCTGCGACAAGGGCATCATCCAATGCCCCCCGCCGCCGGCCACGGGTTTTGGCCCAACCCCAGCCATGCCCCAGCCTGCCCCAGGAACAGGCTGAGCCAG GGCCCCTGCCTGCCTTTGGACATGTGCTGGTGTGTGAGCTGGCCTTCCCACTGACCTGTGCTCAGGAATCTGTCCCCCTGGGCCCTACTGCCTGGGTTCAAGCTGCCACACCTTTGTCTAAGCAGAGAGGCCACCTACATGGCAAGGATCTAAATGTTTCAGATTTGCCTGAGCAAGATCACCATGCTCCAGTTACTATCCCTTTTCCTGAGCAAAGAGGTGTCCAGAATATCCAGTCTCCAGAGACCACTCCCTTGCCCAAGCAGGACAGCCCCCCAGACGTCAGGGTTCTGGCTGTTACAGTCTTGCCTGATGAGGGCCACTTTGAAATTCAAGTACCAGCTCCCACTTCTTTGCCTGAGCATGGAAGCCACGTGGATATAAAGGTTCCATCTACCGCCTCTTTTCCTGAGCAAGGACACCGCATGGAGAGCCAAGTTCCAGCCACCCCAGCTTTGGCCATTCAGAGTTGTTCTAATGTCATGGTTTCAGCCACTACTTCTATGCCCGAGCAAGAAGGCCACCTAGACAGCCAGAGCACAACCAGCATCCCAGTAACTAACCAAGGAGGTTCCAGGGACATCCAGGGCCCAGCTGCTGTCTGCGGTCAAGCCATTAACCCTTTGCTTATGGATGGAAGCAGCCTGGACCATCTGATCCCAGCCAGCACCTCACTGCCCTTGCCACGTGACCTCCCAGACGTTCAGCTTCCTGGTACCTCACCTTTGCCCCCACACAGAAGCCACCTAGACCATCAGATCCCAGCCAGTGCCCCACTGTCTGTGTCCCAAGACCTCTCGGCCATTGAAACTCTAGCTGCCACACCTTTGCCCACACCTCAAGACCTCCCAGACATCCAGAGTCCAGCTGTTGCACCTCTGCTTCAGGAGCAAAGCCTCCCAAACCTACAGGTCCAAAAACTTACACCTTTGTTGGAGCAGAAGAACGTCACAAATGTCCATGTTTCAGCTGCCACGCCTTTCTCTGAGCAAGGAGGCTCTCAGGACATTCAGGGCCTGTTCCCCAGCCCAGTTCAGACAGCTGTGGTTTTGTCCAAGTCAGGAAGCCACTCGTTCCCTCATGTTGCCAGGTCAGAGTCTTCAGACTtgaccccaccccccacccgtCAACTCCTTGGCCCCAACACAGCTGCTCTCTCCAGATACCTGGCAGCTTCATACATCAGCCAGAGCCTAGCTCGGCGACAGGGGCCTGGGGGAGAGGCCTCCCGGGCCCCCTGGTCCTCTGCCCCCACATCACGGGCACCTTCACCACCACCCCAACTGCAGCCCCCACCACCCCCCGCCAGGCAGCTCAGCTATGCCACTACAGTCAGCATCCACGTAGGGGGGGGTGGGCGGCTGCGACCAGCCAAAGCCCAAGTCAGGTTAAACCACCCTGCCCTCTTGGCCCCAGCCCAGGAATCTGTGGGCCTTCGCAGGGCCCAGGGGGCTCCTGACGCCCCTTTCCACACATGA